The window CCATCACCTTGCGCTTGGCCTCGCGGCGCGCCGCCTCGATCGCCGTCGCCCTGGCCTGGGCCGCGCGGCGTTCCTCGCGTTCCCGCCTGGCCCGCCGCCGCGGTCCTTCGGCGTCCTCGGCCGTCTCGCCCGTCTCGCCCGGCTCGGCGCTCTGCACCGGTTCGGCGGCCTCGTCGACCGGCGGCTGGGCGGTCGGCTCGTCGGTGGGTTCGGTCATGCGCGCGCCCGTACCTCGGCGAGGATCTCCTGCCCGAGCATCGTCACATCGCCCGCGCCCATCGTCACCACTACATCGCCGGCGGACACGGCCGCGGCGACCCGCGCGGCCACCGCGGAGAAGTCGGCGATGTAGGTCACCGGGGCCGAGACGCCGTCGGCGATCGTCGCGCCGCTCACCCCGGGCAACGGCTGCTCCCGCGCCGCGTAGACGTCGAGGACGAACACCTCGTCGGCCGTGCTCAGCGACGCGGCGAACTCGGTCGCGAAAGTCTCTGTGCGCGAATACAGATGAGGCTGGAACACCGCCACCGTGCGCGCCCCGGGCGTCTGTTCGGCGACCGCGCGCAGCGCGGTGATCGCGGCACGGACCTCGGTCGGGTGGTGGGCGTAGTCGTCGAACACCCGCACCCCGCCGGCGGTCCCGACCAACTCGAAACGCCGCCGCACGCCGTCGAATCCGGCCAACCCGTCGAGGACCGCGTCGATATCGGCACCGGCCTGTGTGGCCGCCAGCAGCGCTCCGAGCGCGTTGAGCGCCATGTGCCTGCCCGGCACCGACAACCGCATGGTGCGCGGCCGGTCCTCGGCGCGCACACTGATCTCGGCGACCGCCCCCGTGCCCAGCTGCGACCAGTCCAGCAACGTCGCATCCAGTCCCGGCGCGCTGCCGTAGCGCAACACCCGGATGCCGAGTGCGGCGGTGCGCTCGGCCAGCGCCGCGGCACCGGGGTCGTCGACGCAGACCACAAGGGCGCCACCGGGTTTGATGCGGTCGACGAACTGGTCGAAGACCGCGGTGTAGTTCTCGACGGTGCCGTAGAAATCCAGGTGGTCGGCCTCGATGTTGGTCACGACCGCGACGTCCGGGCTGTACTCCAGCAGCGACCCGTCACTCTCGTCGGCCTCGGCGACGAACGTCGAACCGCTGCCGTGGTGGGCGTTGGTGCCCGCCTGGCCGAGGTCGCCGCCGACGGCGAACGACGGATCGAATCCGCAGTGCTGCAACGCCACGATGATCATCGACGTGGTGGACGTCTTGCCGTGGGTTCCGGTGACCAGCAGCGAGGTGCGGTCGTCCATGAGCCTGGCGAGAACGGCCGGCCGCAGGATCACCGGGATGCCGCGGCGCCGGGCCTCGACGAGCTCGGGGTTGGTCTTCGGGATCGCGGCGTGGGTGGTGACCACGGCGGTCGGTCCGCCGGGCAGCATGTCCAGTGCGGACGGGTCGTGCCCGATCCGTACCTGCGCGCCCCGGGCGCGCAGCGCGATCAGCCCGCGCGAGTCCTTCGCGTCGGATCCCGAGACCTGCCCGCCCCGGTCGAGCAGGATCCGCGCGACGCCCGACATCCCCGCACCGCCGATGCCGACCATGTGCACCCGTGCCAGCTCGGGAGGAAGAGACGCCGGCTGCTGACCCGTCATCGCCGGCTCCCGGTGCCCCGTGCGACGTCGAGGGCCACCTCGGCGACCCGCCGAGCGGCGTCGGGATGGCCGGCGAGCGCGGCCGCCGCGGTCATCGTCGCCAGCCGGTCCGGGTCGTTGAGCAGTCCGGCAACGGTGCCGGCGACGAATTGCGGTGTCAGAGAAGCATCGTCGACCACGAGGCCGCCACCGGCCTCGACCACCGGCAGCGCGTTGAGACGCTGTTCGCCGTTGCCGATCGGCAACGGCACATACACGGCGGGCAGACCGACCGCGGACACCTCGGCGACCGTCATCGCACCCGAGCGGCAGACCGCGAGATCGGCTGCGGCATAGGCCAGATCCATCCGTTCCAGATACGGCACCGCCACGTAGGGCGGATCGCCCGGCCGCGGGGCGCGCAGGTCGAGCGTGTTCTTGGGCCCGTGCGCGTGCAACACCGAGATCCCGGCGGCGGCAAGGCCTTCGGCGGCACCGGAGACAGCGCGGTTGAGTGACTGCGCCCCCTGCGACCCACCGAACACCAGCAACACCCGGGCGTCGTCGGCGAAGCCGAAATGTGCGCGCGCCTCGGCCCGCAACGCGGAACGGTCCAGCGACGTGATCGCCTCACGCACCGGCACACCCACCACGTCCACGTGACCGAGGCCCGGGTCGGGCACCGCGGACAACACCCGCGTCGCGACCCGCGCGCCGACCTTGTTGGCCCAGCCCGCGCTGGCGTTGGCCTCGTGCACCACCACCGGCACACGCCGCCGGGCGGCGAGGTAGGCGGGCAGCGCGACGTATCCACCGAACCCGATGACGACGTCGGCGTCGACGGCCTCGAACACCGCACGGGTCTCTCGGACGGCCCGCCGTACCCGCATCGGCAGACGCAGCAGATCGGCCGACAGCTTGCGCGGCAGTGGCACCGGGGTGATCAGCTCGAGGTCATAGCCGCGCTGCGGAACCAGCCGGGTCTCCAGACCGCGTGCCGTGCCCAGGGCGGTGATCCGCACGTTCGGCTCCAGCGCGGTCAGCGCGTCCGCGACCGCCATCGCGGGTTCGATGTGACCGGCCGTGCCACCGCCGGCCAGTACGACAGAGATTGCCCGGTCTCCCCGCGCCTGCCCCGCCGGAACCGAAATCCCCGTCACCCGTAACGCTGACCTTCCATTGTGCGGGCCCGACGGCCCTGATTACGCCGTCCATCACCGTAACCGTCCGACGACCGTCCCGACCGCACCGGGTGTCGTGCGCTCTGCGCCGCGCGGGCGCGCGCGGGCTTCTTCTCGGGCCGTTTACCGGCCTTCTTCTTCTCCGGCTTCGTGCGCAGCCTGTCGCGCAGCGCCTCGGTCCGGCTCGGGACATACGGCGCGGGCAACGGCAACCGCAGGATGCGGTTCACCCGGTCGTCGCGGCCTGCGCGCAGCGCGGCGACCGCCTCGGGTTCGTGCCGGGCCGCGTTGGCCATGATGCCGATCATCAGCAGTGTGGTCGCGGTCGAGGTGCCGCCCGAGGAGATCAACGGCAGCTGCAGGCCGGTGACCGGGAGCAGGCCCACGACATATCCGACGTTGATGAACACCTGCGACAGGATCCACAGCGTCGCGGTCGCGGTCAGCAGCCGCAGGAACGGATCGGCCGACCGCCGGGCGATCCGCATGCCCGTGTAGGCGAACAGTCCGAACAACAGCAGCAGACCGACGGCGCCGACGAACCCGAGTTCCTCACCGATGATCGCGAAGATGAAGTCGTTGTGGGCGTTGGGCAGATAGTTCCACTTCGCGGTGCTCTGGCCCAGCCCGTCGCCGAAGAACCCTCCGTTGGCCAGCGCGTACCGGGCCTGCCGGCCCTGATATCCGGATCCCTGGGCGTCGGCGGTCGGGTTCAGCCATGACTGCACCCGCGCGGAGCGGTACCCCTCGGCGAGTGCCAGGATCACGCCCGAGACCAGGACGGCGCCCAGCGAGGTCAGGAACACCCGCAGTGGAAGGCCGGCGTACCAGAGCAGGCCCAGCAGGATCACACCCATGGACAGTGTCTGGCCGAGGTCGGGCTGCAGCACGATCAGCGCGAGTGCGATGACCGCGGCCGGCACCAGCGGCACGAGCATCTCGCGCAGCGACGCGTGCTCCATGCGGCGGGCGGCCAGCAGATGGGCGCCCCAGATCGCCAGCGCGATCTTGGCCAGCTCCGACGGCTGCATCGAGAAGCCGGCGACGACGAACCAGCCGCGAGAACCGTTGGCCACCTTGCCGATTCCGGGGATCAGTACCAGCACCAGCAGCACGATGGAGAACGCGAAGCCGGTGAACGCGAACCTGCGCATCACCGCGACCGGGGTACGCAACGCGACGTAGAACGCGAACAGCCCGATCACCGTCCACAGCACCTGCTTGGTGAACACCGACCACGGCGAGCCGTCCTGGTCGTAGGAGTACACCCCGGACGCCGACAGCACCATCGTCAGGCCCATGGTGATCAGCAGCGCGGTGACCGCGACGATCAGGTGGAACGACGTCATCGGCCGGCCGAGCCAGGCGCCGACCCGGGTGCGCGGCAGGCGCAACGCCGCGTCAGAGGTCGCGGCGGCCCCGGAAGTAACTGTGGTGCCGGTGTCGGCGGCCGGATTCGCGCGGCGGTGGCGCAGCCGGCTCAGGATGTTGCTCACTGGATCCGCCCGCTACCGCAACGCTGCGCGCACCGCCGCGGCGAAGGTGTCGCCCCGGTGCCCGTAGCTGGTGAACTGGTCGAACGAGGCGCCCGCGGGCGCCAGCAGGATCGCGTCGCCCGGCGCGGCGAGGCTGCGCGCAGCACGCACCGCTGCGGCCATCACGGCGTCGGACAGCGATTCCGAGTCCGCTCGAACCACTCGAGTCACACGAGTAACACCTGACTCATCTTTCTCAAGCACCCCAGAATCCTCCCCCGTCACAAGCTCCACAACGGGGACATCCGGTGCGTGTCGCGCCAACGCCTCGGCGACGACCGCGCGGTCGCGGCCGATCAGCACGGCCCCGACCAGGTGATCGGCGCTGTCGGCGACGAGGTCCTCGACCGACGCGCCCTTGAGCATTCCGCCCGCGATCCACACCACGCGCGGGTACGCGTCGATCGAGGCCCGCGCGGCATGCGGATTGGTGGCCTTCGAATCGTCGACATACGTGATGCCGTCGGCGACCGCGACGACCTCGGCCCGGTGCCTGCCGACCTGGAACCCGGCCAGCGCCGTGGCGATCGCTTCGGCCGGCACGTCCACCGCGCGCGCCAGCGCCGCCGCGGCAAGCGCGTTGAGCACACCGACCGGTCCGGCCACCGGGATGGAGTCGACGGCGGCCAGCTCCAGACCGTCGGCGAACGCGTTGTCGATCAGGGCGCCGTCGCGGACCCCGAACTCCCCCGGTCCCGGCGCGCCGAGCCGGAAGCCGACCTTCACCGCGGCCGGCGCCGAGCCCATCAGGCCGGCGGCGATCTCGTCGTCGAGTCCGCCGACGGCGACCCGCCCGGTCAGGGCGCGCGCCTTGTCCGCGGCGTAGGCCGCCATCGAACCGTGCCAGTCGAGGTGGTCCTCGGCGACGTTGAGCACCGCGCCGGCCTCGGGCCGCAGCGACGGCGCCCAGTGCAACTGGAAGCTGGACAGCTCCACGGCGAATACGTCGGCGGGCTGCTCCAGCAGTGTCAGCACGGGGTCGCCGATGTTGCCGCACAGCACCGCGCGCCGGCCGGCGGACTCCAGCATGGCGTGCAGCATCGACGTCGTCGTGGTCTTGCCGTTGGTGCCGGTGACCACGAGCCACTGGCGCGGTGGCCCGAACCTGCCGGACCTGTCCAGCCTCCAGGCCAGCTCGACGTCACCCCAGATCGGGATCCCCGCGTCCGCCGCGGCGGCGAGCACGGGTGCGGTGGGCGGAAAGCCGGGGCTGGTGACGACGAGGTCGAACGCCGCGATCCGCTCGACCGCGGCGGCGGGGTCGAGCACCTCGACCCCCTGCTGGGCGAACGCGGTCAGCGCGGTGGGGCTGTCGTCGGTCAGGGTGGCGCGCGCCCCCAGCGGTGTCAGCGCGGCGAGGATCGCCTGCCCGGTGACGCGAGCGCCGGTGACCAAGACGGAAAGCCCCGCGAGGTCATCCACGTCAGGCCCCGACATCTGTCATCACGTCAGGCCCCGACATCTGTCATCACGTCAGGCCCCGACGGTGGTCAGCCACTCGCTGTAGAACAGGGCCACCCCCAGCCCGCACGCGATCGCGGTCAGCAACCAGAACCGGATGATCACGGTCGTCTCCGCCCAGCCCACCAACTCGAAGTGGTGGTGGAACGGCGCCATCCGGAACACCCGGCGGCCCGTCGTACGGAACGCGAGGATCTGCACCACGACCGAGGTGACCTCGGCGACGAACAGCGCGCCCAGCACGACGGCGAGCATCTCGGTGCGGCTCGTGACCGACAGGCCCGCGATGATGCCGCCCAGGGCCAGCGAGCCGGTGTCGCCCATGAAGATCTTCGCCGGCGCCGCGTTCCACCACAGGAACCCGATGCACGCACCGGCCGTGGCCGCCGCGATGATCGCGAGGTCGAGCGGGTCGCGCACGTTGTAGCAGCCGACCCCGGGAGCGGTCGCGCACGCGTTGCGGAACTGCCAGAACGTGATCAGCACATACGCCGCGCACACCATGGCCATCGCACCGGCCGCGAGCCCGTCGAGGCCGTCGGTGAAGTTCACCGCGTTCGACCATGCGCTGACGACCACGACGCAGAACAGCACGAACACCGCGGGCGCCAGCGTGACCGTCGCGATCTCACGCACGTAGGACAGCTCCGCGCTGCCGGGCGTGAGCCCGTCGGCGTTGCGGAACTGCAGCGCGAGCACCCCGAACAGCACCGCGGCGACCAGGATGCCGACGGTCTTGGCGGTCTTGTTGAGGCCCAGGTTGCGGGCGCGACGGAGCTTGATCAGGTCGTCGAGGAATCCGACGACACCCAAGGAGGTCGCCAGCCCGAGCACCAGCAGGCCCGAGGCCGACGGACCCTTGCCGTCCATCAGCACGCCCACGAGGTGCGTGCCGAAGTAGCTCACCCAGATGCCGGCGATGATCGCGACGCCGCCCATCGACGGCGTGCCGCGCTTCTTGTGGTGACTCGGCGGACCGTCCTCGCGGATCTCGTGGCCGAACCCCTGCCGGGTGAACAGCCGGATCAGCACCGGGGTCAGCAGGATCGCGACCGCCAGAGCGATGGCGACGGCGATCAGGATCTGCCTCATCGGCCGTCCCCCGGGAGCTGTTCGGACACCAGCGCGTCGGCCAGGGCGCCGAGCCCGGCGGAGTTGGAGGCCTTCACCAGCACGACGTCGCCGGGACGCAGTTCGTCCCGCAACAGCGCCAGCGCGGCGTCGGCGTCGGCGACGGGCGTGGCCTCGGATCCCCACGACCCTTCCATCACCGCGCCGTGCAGCATGGCGCTCATAGGCCTCCCGGATCCGACGACGACGAGTCGAGAGACATCTAAGCGCACCGCCAGACGGCCGATGCGGTCATGCTCGGTAATCGTGTCCTCACCGAGTTCGGCCATCTCGCCGAGCACGGCGAAGCTGCGGCTGCCTTCGGGGTTCTGCCGACTCATCCACGCCAGCGCCTTGAGCCCGGCGGTCATCGAGTCGGGGTTGGCGTTGTAGGCGTCGTTGATCACGGTCACGCCGTCGCTGCGGGTGCTGACCTGCATCCGGTGCCGCGACACCGGGCCGGCCGCCGCGAGCGCCCCGGCCACCTGCGTCAGGGTCGCGCCGCACTCCAGCGCGACGGCGGCCGCGACGAGCGCGTTGGACACCTGATGGTCCCCGTGTACCGCGAGGGTGACGGGCACCTGCTCCCCGCCCGCGTGCAGCGTGAACGCGGGCCGCGCCAACGGGTCGAGGGTGACGCCGTCGGCGCGCACGTCGAGCGTGCGGGCGTCGGCGCTCCGCCCGACCCGCACCACCCGCGCGGCGGTCTTGTCCGCCATCGCCGCGACCACCGGATCGTCGGCGTTGAGGATCACCACACCGGACTGCGGAACCGCTTGCGGCAGTTCCGACTTCGTCGCGGCGATGGCCTCGCGGGAGCCGAACTCGCCGAGGTGGGCGGTGCCGACGTTGAGCACCGCGCCGATCGACGGCGGCGCGATACGGGCCAGCGCCGCGATGTTGCCGGGGTGGCGCGCCGACATCTCCAGCACCAGGTAGTCGGTGGACTCGGTGGCCCGCAGCACCGTCCAAGGGTGCCCGAGTTCGTTGTTGAACGATCCCGGCGGCGCGATCACCTCTCCGAGCGGTGCGAGAACCGCGGCGATCAGATCCTTCGTCGAGGTCTTGCCCGACGAGCCGGTGATCCCGATGATCGTCAGGCCGCCCGCGACGAGTTCGGCGGCGACCGCGGCCGCCAGCCTGGCCAGCGCCGCCAGCACTGCCGCGCCGGAACCGTCGGCGTCGTGCTCGAGCACCCCGGCGGTGCCACCCGCGCCGTGCTGCGGGGCCACCGGGTCGACGACGACCGCCGGCACCCCGACGGGCCGGGCCGCCAGTACCGCGACCGCACCCGACGCCACGGCCGTGGCGGCGAAATCATGGCCGTCCGAGCGCGCCCCCGGCAGCGCCAGGAACAGCCCACCGGCGGTCACCGCGCGCGAGTCGAACTCCACGGTGCCGGTGACCCGCAGGCGGTCCGCCTCGTCGGCGCTCACATCGGCCAGCCGGCCGCCGACGATCTCGGCGATCCGGCGCAACGACATCTCGATCACTGCGACGCCCCCGATGTTCCCGATGTCTGGAGCGTCTCCAGCGCTGCCGCGAGCTCGTCGCGGTCGTCGAACGGCCGCGTCCGGCCCTGACTGGTCTGCCCCGCCTCGTGGCCCTTGCCCGCGATCAACACGATGTCGCCCTCCCGTGCCCACTGCACCGCGTGGACGATCGCGGCGCGCCGGTCGCCGATCTCGACCGTCTGCGCACCGGATGCGCCCCGCAGGATCGCCGCGCGGATCACGGCGGGATCCTCTCCGCGGGGATTGTCGTCGGTCACCACGACCAGATCGGCCAGCTCGGCGGCCACCCTGCCCATCGGTTCACGTTTGCCCTGGTCACGGTCGCCACCAGCCCCGAACACCACCGCCAGCCGG is drawn from Mycolicibacterium gilvum and contains these coding sequences:
- a CDS encoding UDP-N-acetylmuramoyl-tripeptide--D-alanyl-D-alanine ligase — translated: MIEMSLRRIAEIVGGRLADVSADEADRLRVTGTVEFDSRAVTAGGLFLALPGARSDGHDFAATAVASGAVAVLAARPVGVPAVVVDPVAPQHGAGGTAGVLEHDADGSGAAVLAALARLAAAVAAELVAGGLTIIGITGSSGKTSTKDLIAAVLAPLGEVIAPPGSFNNELGHPWTVLRATESTDYLVLEMSARHPGNIAALARIAPPSIGAVLNVGTAHLGEFGSREAIAATKSELPQAVPQSGVVILNADDPVVAAMADKTAARVVRVGRSADARTLDVRADGVTLDPLARPAFTLHAGGEQVPVTLAVHGDHQVSNALVAAAVALECGATLTQVAGALAAAGPVSRHRMQVSTRSDGVTVINDAYNANPDSMTAGLKALAWMSRQNPEGSRSFAVLGEMAELGEDTITEHDRIGRLAVRLDVSRLVVVGSGRPMSAMLHGAVMEGSWGSEATPVADADAALALLRDELRPGDVVLVKASNSAGLGALADALVSEQLPGDGR
- the murD gene encoding UDP-N-acetylmuramoyl-L-alanine--D-glutamate ligase, with product MSGPDVDDLAGLSVLVTGARVTGQAILAALTPLGARATLTDDSPTALTAFAQQGVEVLDPAAAVERIAAFDLVVTSPGFPPTAPVLAAAADAGIPIWGDVELAWRLDRSGRFGPPRQWLVVTGTNGKTTTTSMLHAMLESAGRRAVLCGNIGDPVLTLLEQPADVFAVELSSFQLHWAPSLRPEAGAVLNVAEDHLDWHGSMAAYAADKARALTGRVAVGGLDDEIAAGLMGSAPAAVKVGFRLGAPGPGEFGVRDGALIDNAFADGLELAAVDSIPVAGPVGVLNALAAAALARAVDVPAEAIATALAGFQVGRHRAEVVAVADGITYVDDSKATNPHAARASIDAYPRVVWIAGGMLKGASVEDLVADSADHLVGAVLIGRDRAVVAEALARHAPDVPVVELVTGEDSGVLEKDESGVTRVTRVVRADSESLSDAVMAAAVRAARSLAAPGDAILLAPAGASFDQFTSYGHRGDTFAAAVRAALR
- the ftsW gene encoding putative lipid II flippase FtsW, yielding MSNILSRLRHRRANPAADTGTTVTSGAAATSDAALRLPRTRVGAWLGRPMTSFHLIVAVTALLITMGLTMVLSASGVYSYDQDGSPWSVFTKQVLWTVIGLFAFYVALRTPVAVMRRFAFTGFAFSIVLLVLVLIPGIGKVANGSRGWFVVAGFSMQPSELAKIALAIWGAHLLAARRMEHASLREMLVPLVPAAVIALALIVLQPDLGQTLSMGVILLGLLWYAGLPLRVFLTSLGAVLVSGVILALAEGYRSARVQSWLNPTADAQGSGYQGRQARYALANGGFFGDGLGQSTAKWNYLPNAHNDFIFAIIGEELGFVGAVGLLLLFGLFAYTGMRIARRSADPFLRLLTATATLWILSQVFINVGYVVGLLPVTGLQLPLISSGGTSTATTLLMIGIMANAARHEPEAVAALRAGRDDRVNRILRLPLPAPYVPSRTEALRDRLRTKPEKKKAGKRPEKKPARARAAQSARHPVRSGRSSDGYGDGRRNQGRRARTMEGQRYG
- the murC gene encoding UDP-N-acetylmuramate--L-alanine ligase, with the translated sequence MTGQQPASLPPELARVHMVGIGGAGMSGVARILLDRGGQVSGSDAKDSRGLIALRARGAQVRIGHDPSALDMLPGGPTAVVTTHAAIPKTNPELVEARRRGIPVILRPAVLARLMDDRTSLLVTGTHGKTSTTSMIIVALQHCGFDPSFAVGGDLGQAGTNAHHGSGSTFVAEADESDGSLLEYSPDVAVVTNIEADHLDFYGTVENYTAVFDQFVDRIKPGGALVVCVDDPGAAALAERTAALGIRVLRYGSAPGLDATLLDWSQLGTGAVAEISVRAEDRPRTMRLSVPGRHMALNALGALLAATQAGADIDAVLDGLAGFDGVRRRFELVGTAGGVRVFDDYAHHPTEVRAAITALRAVAEQTPGARTVAVFQPHLYSRTETFATEFAASLSTADEVFVLDVYAAREQPLPGVSGATIADGVSAPVTYIADFSAVAARVAAAVSAGDVVVTMGAGDVTMLGQEILAEVRARA
- the mraY gene encoding phospho-N-acetylmuramoyl-pentapeptide-transferase, which codes for MRQILIAVAIALAVAILLTPVLIRLFTRQGFGHEIREDGPPSHHKKRGTPSMGGVAIIAGIWVSYFGTHLVGVLMDGKGPSASGLLVLGLATSLGVVGFLDDLIKLRRARNLGLNKTAKTVGILVAAVLFGVLALQFRNADGLTPGSAELSYVREIATVTLAPAVFVLFCVVVVSAWSNAVNFTDGLDGLAAGAMAMVCAAYVLITFWQFRNACATAPGVGCYNVRDPLDLAIIAAATAGACIGFLWWNAAPAKIFMGDTGSLALGGIIAGLSVTSRTEMLAVVLGALFVAEVTSVVVQILAFRTTGRRVFRMAPFHHHFELVGWAETTVIIRFWLLTAIACGLGVALFYSEWLTTVGA
- the murG gene encoding undecaprenyldiphospho-muramoylpentapeptide beta-N-acetylglucosaminyltransferase, whose protein sequence is MTGISVPAGQARGDRAISVVLAGGGTAGHIEPAMAVADALTALEPNVRITALGTARGLETRLVPQRGYDLELITPVPLPRKLSADLLRLPMRVRRAVRETRAVFEAVDADVVIGFGGYVALPAYLAARRRVPVVVHEANASAGWANKVGARVATRVLSAVPDPGLGHVDVVGVPVREAITSLDRSALRAEARAHFGFADDARVLLVFGGSQGAQSLNRAVSGAAEGLAAAGISVLHAHGPKNTLDLRAPRPGDPPYVAVPYLERMDLAYAAADLAVCRSGAMTVAEVSAVGLPAVYVPLPIGNGEQRLNALPVVEAGGGLVVDDASLTPQFVAGTVAGLLNDPDRLATMTAAAALAGHPDAARRVAEVALDVARGTGSRR